GACGAACACACCGGAACATACAAAGAAGTACAGAATGAACAAACTGGCGTGATCAAAGAAGAGCTGGGAGACGCCATCAAGGAGTAGCCTAGTTGCCTGCTCTGCTCTCCCTCATCACCTATGGAGCTAGGTTAGGAGATCACATGAGCCAGTGTTCTTTAAAGGAAATTGTAGCTTCAATTTTGCTGTTGGCGGCTATGGAGGAAGAAATGTAATCGTAGTATTTTGGGAACTGCAGGAAACCAATCAGATGATACTGTAGGTTGTAAACTAAGGCGAACCCCTGGACAGTTGCACTTTTTTTTCTGTTGTAACTGCGGCTTATTTTATGTTTCCCGTTGTATTTTTGGGTAGAGGATTGTAACATGAAAGGATATATTTCAGAATATATCTTTGAATTTACTTTGGATGTATTTCTGTCAAAATGCATTTAAGCTTACCAGATTAGAACCAACATGTACTAAACGTGGCAGCTGTCGGCGTCTATCAAAATTCTGCACGGTGCGGGAATGAGATGTGTGACGACGACGTGGTGGGGCAAGGCCCAATTATCTATTATCGGCCCAGCCCACCGCCCCATGTCACAAAATTCCCCATCCCTCACAAAACCCCTAGCCCAGGCGCACGGTCGGGAAgctgcggcggcgaggagctatCAAGCGGGGCTGTGCGCGAGGCGAGCCACGCGAgggggcgcagcggcggcgttggcggcgatGAGTATCTCAGGCGAGCTTCCCGGCGAAGGctccgacggcgaggaggaagtCTTCATCAACGAGGAGGACATCATCCACGAGATAACCATCGACGACGAAGGTTGGTCGGCAGTATAGTGCTAGTCTCCCTTCGGCCGCCTGCCCGCCTGCTTGCTCGATCGATGCCGCTGCTTATTCTTCCTTGCCTTGCCTCTTTCAGATCTCCCCGaccgcgacgacgacgatgaagacggcggcgacgggatggGTACGCGGTGGATTTAGTTTGGTTCAGCTGCTTTCAGTCTGTGCGAATGTTTCTTTGTCTACTTTTCTCGTTATTCGCTAGCTAGCTTCTTAGGCCAATTCCTCAGGGTCAAATTGTTAAGATTCCTGAGGAGATTGAGATAGTTTTTGGGCTGTGCATAGTGATTGCGAAGTGCCGTCCTATAATTGAAAGTCTGGAATTTATTTATCCTCAAGCCGTCACACACGGCCTTGCTGCTTTGCcgatgcagctggcttgttTGAAGCTACAATCATCGGCAACAATTTGGCCTCTGTTCACGTGTAACCCTAGCACACACTAGTTTCATGAGATAACTCATCACTTCTTATGGCGTCACACTTTTGGTCTGAAAACACCGCTTGATCAAGCACACCTTTCCTCTTTAGTATTTTTCCTATTCTTGTGCTATGCTGTTGTATCACTACACTTAGAAGTGTGCATCTTTAGCTTGGCTGTTCTCCTGTTGTAGAGTTCAGCAGGCATCATATCATATCTGAATGAGATATGATCATCCATTACAAATGCATAATACTTTATTCTATGTCTCGTAAAATAGTATAGTTAGCTCTCTTTGTGTTACATACTTTGCTATTTTCTTGTAGTTCCATCTGCACTCTGAAGAATGATTGGATCCTGCCCTTCTGATACTTTCATTTATAAACCGCACTAAATGATGTGCTCCAGTTGCTCACTTCGTGACGTACATTCTAAGTCATCTGAAATATGCCTTGTCCATGATTGTTCAACTGATCTTTTCGTTTTCAGGTGATTCAGAAGACGTTGATGATTCTACATACATATTTCAAGGCCACAAAGGCAAGTTCTTAAACTAGAAATGGAAGTTTACACTTGTTCTGGGGAGCTGATCAGTGTAGTAGCACTATGTTTATGTGTAATATGGTGCAATGATCTTCAATTTACACCCACAAAGTAACACATGCCGTGTATAATTTGGATAGCAAATTCCATGTTTCATATCCTGGTTCTATTATGCTACATATCTCAGTGCCTTTCCTTAATAGCTATGCTAATactccttttattttctctttcctttttctggGTACAGATGAAGTCTTCACTGTTGCGTGCAGTCCTACAGATGCATCACTTGTGGCTTCTGGAGGCAAAGATGATAGAGGATTTCTGTGGAGGATTGGATCAGCAGAGGGTGCTTTGGAGCTGACTGGTATAGTTTGCTTTGttattgttttgatttttttgatGCTAGTCACTCATTGGAATATCTCTTTGCTATCTCTGAGATCTGTGCATGCTTCAATTTGTTTATCTGTGAAGAACACACACTCTTTGTTCATTTGAATTCTATTAAGCTAGTCATTTATGTTATTTTCATTCTTGATTGTTACCCAGAATCAAACTAATTTCGCTCTTGTCCAAGTCAGTAGTCTCGATAAATGTTTAGATATATGGTTTCCTGTATTTGATATCATGCACGAATCTCATGACATCTACATTTTCTCCATGGCTGTAATTCTTCAGCTAAATTCTATGTTTTCCCTTGTTTTGCATCTATTATTTAGCCTCTGCTCATGTAGTATTTTTCTACGTTGTTGATGCATGCTAAGGATTGCATTGAGGAAACTTACAGAACTGTTTCTAAATACAGGACATAGCGATACTGTCAGCACCGTCGCTTTTAGTTCAGATGGAAATTTGTTGGCCTGTGGAAGTTTTGATGGGCAGATAAATGTGTGGAATACAGCTATACGTTCTCTTCATGGAACCCTTGAGGGTTCTGGGTCAGGTTTTGAGGTCAGATGTTCTGGTCTCCTTCGACTGATTTCCAGTGTAGAACCCTTGCTTTCTCATCACGAAATACATCACTATTCGATGATTAGTCTCACAGAGTAATTTACATGTTTTGTAGTGGCTTAAATGGCATCCACGAGGACATTTGATAATCGCTGGATCAGAGGACTGTAATGTATGGATGTGGAATGCTGACCATAATGCCTTTCTTAATACCTTTGCTGGACATAGTAGCACAGTGACATGTGGTGATTTTACTCCAGATGGTACCATCACGGTTCCTTGATTGTTGTACATTTGCTTATCTATTAAGTTGTGGTTTGATCACCTATTTAGATGTGCCTATGAATGCTCTGTTCCATTTGAAGGTAAACTTAtatgtactgggtcggatgatgCAACTTTGAGGATATGGGACCCAAGAAGTGCACAAAGCAGACATGTTGTTCGAGGTAAATTGTCACCTATGTTGTAATGACCGTATATGTTTAGACGTGCTCAGTCAACAGCACACATgaaatttatttaatttttgtGTTTCCCTCATTGTAGGCCATGGCTATCATACTGATGGATTGACATGCTTATCAATTACTTTGGACTCACAAACAGTTGTTAGTGGCTCCAAGGATAATTCTGTGCACATTGTGAATGTAAACTCTGGCCAGGTAGGTGACAATGTGTGCACATTGACCAAGCATTCAATTCTAGCTAGTCTTTGTTTGTTCACCGTTTTGCCCTTTTCGGTCAATGCTTGGTCATTTTGTAGGTCGTCGGTTCATTAGTCGGCCACACCAATTCCATCGAGTGCGTTGGCATCTCATCAAGGTATTGTCTACATTAGTGTGGTTAGTGTGCAACAGAATTTTGTTGCAGATTGTGACCTTTCTTGCCTGCAGCTACGGCTGGGCAGCTACCGGGAGCATGGATCAAAAGCTCATCATCTGGGACCTCGCGCATCAATCAAGCCGCTGCATTTGCGAGCATGACGTGAGTTATTTGCTTGGTCCtcgtcttccttttcttcttcgcTTCTGGATGCACTTGTGATCATTCGTTCATTCATTCATCTGTGCATGAATTCTTGCAGGAGGGCGTGACATCGCTAGCATGGCTGGGTTCGTCAAGGTATGTTGCGTCAGGATGCATCGATGGCAAGGTGCGCATCTGGGACAGCCTCTCTGGGGACTGTGCCAGGGAGTTCAGCGGCCATGCAGATGTGGTGCAGTCGCTGGCCACCACCGCCGATGGCAACGCCTTGGTCTCGGCCTCAACAGATGGCTCCGCCCGTGTGTTCGACATCTCCATGTTTAAGTGAAGGATACTGGGATGTAGTAGATGGTTGTTTTGTGCGCTATGGCTCTCCTTTGTGGTGTAAGATGATGGCATGGCATGATAATATGATATTCTACGACTCAACCGTACTCCAAGTTATTATAGATGAACAAAGAATGTATTTGGAGGGTATGAATGTACTGCCTTTTCTTCTCTACTTGATTTTCTTTTGGCTTATTTTTGTGTTTTTCCTTTGGAGAAAAAGACCGAGGAGTGCTATACCTGCCTGACGGCACACCCTGCAGAAGCATTGCATTGAGAATTTAATCAATGCTCACGGGCTCTTCTCTTTAATTCTTGCGGTGCTAGCTAATCTTGTATTATCATCCCTAACACCGTTACCCTCCAGTTTCTTCTAAGGATCATGATGTGCAGAACACACGAACGATAAGAAACAGATGTAGATCGTACCCTTTGCTAAGTCCAGATAACCATGCAACAACAAATTCTTAACTGGGATGTCCACTCGAGACGGTTCTTAATAATTTTATTATGAATTCGAAGAGATCATTCAATTCCTGAAAAAGGTGAAAGAAGACAAGCCACTGGTCGTCCACAAATTTCAGAAACGCCAAATGAACCTAGGAGACACGGCAGCAAGCTTCTCGTTTAATCTCAAGAATGAGCGAGCCGCACGCTTGGCAATCTAACTCAAAACAGAGTGAATCATGGGAATCGGTTCAGTATTCGTAAATTCTGGCATGCATTGAGCAAGCCTTCCCGACATCCATATCAACAAACGTGGTTACAAACACATTCAGACAGTAAGAACTGGTGATGTTTTTTATCCACCTCTGTGAAATTACCATGAAAAAAATTATCAaccacacgcacacgcacactGGACAAGCATCAAAACAGGTGAGGGCATCAGTGAAATCAATCACCCATGGGGAGCAATTCCTCTCCAATCAAGTCAAACTCCTGCGCTACGTATCCTACTACCACCACCATGTGTCCATGTCATTGTTGCCGTACCCATCTCTGTTATAACGCTCACTTCATGGAGTAAGAACCTACCAGGCCAAATGATCTCCGGTCAGTTCGTGGGGCCAGACTGAAGTTCATCCCAAACATCTCCTTGAGAGCCTGTCCGGGCTCTAGAAGGTCGATCAGCCTTGCAACAAGAGAGGCGCTCTCTCTGATATGCTCCATGTCAGTCTGTGTCCAGATGAGGCGGGAGAGCTGTAACCTCCGTTGTTTCGTGCTCAGATCGATGCCCCATTTGCTGTAGATGCTCTCTTTCTCCCCATTGGAGAGCTTCTTCAGCATCTGCTTGTAGAGCATATCCCTTTCTCGGCGAAGATTCTTCAAGCTGTCAGCAGAACAAGTGCCAGTGTTATGTCACAAATATGGGTttaaatgcaatgcaaaagccAAGaactgagtttttttttttgagccgCCAAGAACTTTGTTGCTAGTTGTAATACATAAAAGAAAGAATGTACCTTGATGCAATGGCAGGATTAAGTTCCCCTTGAGCCGTGGATTCAGCACTGAATGAATTCTTAATGAATGATAGTCTCCTATGCTCCACTTCCATGTATATGTTATCTGCTGGATCTCCCCTGAATAGGAGGAAGAAGTAGGTTCTGTGCACGATGGAGACATTGCATTCGTGCCACAACTCAATAATTTGTTGCTGTTTTTTCTCAAAATCAACTGTCGGATGGGAAGGAGATTCAATGGGGCTCAGTGCTATATCTACACCAACGTCTTTGACTGTTTTCATGGCTGTCGATTCATCTCTAATGGCCTGCTGCTTGAATCAAACACATTAAGTCAGCTTGGAAAGCTAAAGCATATCGATATGTCAGGCAAAAGCATTTACAAATTATGATCTTCAAGCTAGCACGATACCTAGTTATTAGTGCATTGTTAAGCAAGATGTGAGTGATCCTGGAGCTATTGTGAATGTAAGGAAAACTGAAGAAGAGTCCCCTCTTACCATGACTAGTTGTGCATGAAATGCCACAGGTTGGTCTTCATGGCAATTTTTTGTGTTCTCTTTCAACTCCGTGACACAACTGATGTCATTGATTTGAATTTCTTGTTCTTCATCGCTGGTGCTCATTTCATTCGCTACTTCATCATTGGTGCTTATTTCCTTGCCTAATTCATCACTGGTGCTCATTTTCTTGGCTACTTCATCACTGGTGCTCATGTCCTTGACAACTTCATCAGATGCTACTTCGCAGGCAACAACGGAGCAGTCCAATAAAGGGTCTTCATTTTGGCAATCATCATTCTCGGCATACAGGCTTCTCCTGACCTTACCAAGCCTTCTGGGAGCATACCTAAAGATTTCATCAGGTGGTGTCCTGCTGGTATTATCAGAATCATCAAACCAACTATTTGGAATCACCACGAAGCTAGCCCTGCAGCTGTTACTTCTAGCCAATGCACGATCTCTGGAGCTCATTATGCACCTCTTCAGACTCAAACATTCATGTGGGTAAGGTTTGCTAATGTCGAAAGAATGGTTAGAGTCACATGTATATAGTTTGACAGCATTTTCTCTAATTCTGTCAGATTCACATTGATACATTTTGACAGAATCTTCCTCTATCTTTGCTATATTGTCAGCTTGTTGCTCGTCTTTGCTGGGATATGATCTGACATGATCTTCAATTTTCTTTGTTATGCTTTCAAGCCCTTGCTGTTCATCAGATTGCGGGACTGCATCTTTGGTGATCACCTCTACATCAGGTGTTTGGATCTTGGTGTCCTCAGGGAGCAATTCGTTGAATTCATGGCTTCTGCTTCTTACATGCTCATGTATGTCTATGCATTGAACTTCCCTGCAATGCTCTTCAGATACTTCAGATGCAGTTCTTGAAGCTGCTTCCTTCATATGATATGGCTCTATACCATCAGAGCTATGGTTGCTTGGAGGGTGCCAAGGTGAAACTAACTTTTGATCCCATGTCTGCCGAGGAAGCTCCCGTGTTTCACCGAGGAATGCTGAGTCATTATGATCACTACTGCAGACATAGGATCCATTAAATGATGCATaatcttgatcttgatgagcaGCCCCATAAGCATCAGCAACTGAAAGTGCCTCTTCAGACACATTTCGTGCAAGGGACTCTGATGACCGACTATGCTCATCCTGTAATGAGTAGGTCAATTCATTAGATGTTACACAATACGATGATTCTAAAGGAAAGTAGATATATGTAAGAGAACAAATACCCATGGCTTTGCAGTGTGCTCGTTGTGATGGTCATCACCATCACCTTTTAGTAAACAGTTAAGTTGAGATTGAACTGTGTCCCTTTCCTCCATCAATTCTTTCAGCTGTTTTTCaagctgaaaaaaaaagagaagagtgCACAGTACATAAGAGACTGCGGATGATACAACTATCAGTATCCTAAGTACAAATCTTAGAAAAAAAAGTGCACCTTCTTAATCTGTGCATCCTTCTCTCTCAAAGCCTCAGTGTGAGTAGTGCAAGAAGCTGACCCAGGAAACTTCAGCTCATTTTCTAATCTTGCGAGTTCTCTCTGTAGATGCTTCACAAGTGCTTTGTCAGACATCACCACATTGACATGTGCATTTGTAATAACCTCCTTTGCGCAGGTTGCAAACAGAAGAGTGTTCCTGGATTGCTCTATATGAGTATGTGCAGGGCTCATTGTGCAGATAATGGCTGTTCTTGCATTGCCACCAAGAGAGGACTGTAATATACGGGTCAGCTTTGAATCTCTGTAAGGGATATGGCCATTTCTTCCCTTGCTGCACCAGGAACATATAATTCAGACTAAAGTAGATGAAAATAATGGTGCCAAATCAAGTA
The genomic region above belongs to Setaria italica strain Yugu1 chromosome VI, Setaria_italica_v2.0, whole genome shotgun sequence and contains:
- the LOC101779786 gene encoding angio-associated migratory cell protein isoform X1 gives rise to the protein MSISGELPGEGSDGEEEVFINEEDIIHEITIDDEDLPDRDDDDEDGGDGMGDSEDVDDSTYIFQGHKDEVFTVACSPTDASLVASGGKDDRGFLWRIGSAEGALELTGHSDTVSTVAFSSDGNLLACGSFDGQINVWNTAIRSLHGTLEGSGSGFEWLKWHPRGHLIIAGSEDCNVWMWNADHNAFLNTFAGHSSTVTCGDFTPDGKLICTGSDDATLRIWDPRSAQSRHVVRGHGYHTDGLTCLSITLDSQTVVSGSKDNSVHIVNVNSGQVVGSLVGHTNSIECVGISSSYGWAATGSMDQKLIIWDLAHQSSRCICEHDEGVTSLAWLGSSRYVASGCIDGKVRIWDSLSGDCAREFSGHADVVQSLATTADGNALVSASTDGSARVFDISMFK
- the LOC101779786 gene encoding angio-associated migratory cell protein isoform X2 is translated as MSISGELPGEGSDGEEEVFINEEDIIHEITIDDEDLPDRDDDDEDGGDGMEDVDDSTYIFQGHKDEVFTVACSPTDASLVASGGKDDRGFLWRIGSAEGALELTGHSDTVSTVAFSSDGNLLACGSFDGQINVWNTAIRSLHGTLEGSGSGFEWLKWHPRGHLIIAGSEDCNVWMWNADHNAFLNTFAGHSSTVTCGDFTPDGKLICTGSDDATLRIWDPRSAQSRHVVRGHGYHTDGLTCLSITLDSQTVVSGSKDNSVHIVNVNSGQVVGSLVGHTNSIECVGISSSYGWAATGSMDQKLIIWDLAHQSSRCICEHDEGVTSLAWLGSSRYVASGCIDGKVRIWDSLSGDCAREFSGHADVVQSLATTADGNALVSASTDGSARVFDISMFK
- the LOC101780196 gene encoding kinesin-like protein KIN-7H isoform X3, producing the protein MGAPGEEMTAEAKEERIMVSVRLRPLNGREAGDSSDWECISPTTIMFRSTVPERAMFPTAYTYDRVFGPSCSTRQVYEEGAKEVALSVVSGINSSIFAYGQTSSGKTYTMTGITEYSMLDIYDYIDKHPEREFILKFSAIEIYNEAVRDLLSHDSTPLRLLDDPEKGTTVERLTEETLRDYDHLRDLLAVCEAQRQIGETALNETSSRSHQILRLTIESSTRQYLGRGNSSTLVACVNFVDLAGSERASQTASAGMRLKEGSHINRSLLTLGKVVRQLSKGRNGHIPYRDSKLTRILQSSLGGNARTAIICTMSPAHTHIEQSRNTLLFATCAKEVITNAHVNVVMSDKALVKHLQRELARLENELKFPGSASCTTHTEALREKDAQIKKLEKQLKELMEERDTVQSQLNCLLKGDGDDHHNEHTAKPWDEHSRSSESLARNVSEEALSVADAYGAAHQDQDYASFNGSYVCSSDHNDSAFLGETRELPRQTWDQKLVSPWHPPSNHSSDGIEPYHMKEAASRTASEVSEEHCREVQCIDIHEHVRSRSHEFNELLPEDTKIQTPDVEVITKDAVPQSDEQQGLESITKKIEDHVRSYPSKDEQQADNIAKIEEDSVKMYQCESDRIRENAVKLYTCDSNHSFDISKPYPHECLSLKRCIMSSRDRALARSNSCRASFVVIPNSWFDDSDNTSRTPPDEIFRYAPRRLGKVRRSLYAENDDCQNEDPLLDCSVVACEVASDEVVKDMSTSDEVAKKMSTSDELGKEISTNDEVANEMSTSDEEQEIQINDISCVTELKENTKNCHEDQPVAFHAQLVMQQAIRDESTAMKTVKDVGVDIALSPIESPSHPTVDFEKKQQQIIELWHECNVSIVHRTYFFLLFRGDPADNIYMEVEHRRLSFIKNSFSAESTAQGELNPAIASSLKNLRRERDMLYKQMLKKLSNGEKESIYSKWGIDLSTKQRRLQLSRLIWTQTDMEHIRESASLVARLIDLLEPGQALKEMFGMNFSLAPRTDRRSFGLVGSYSMK
- the LOC101780196 gene encoding kinesin-like protein KIN-7H isoform X1, with product MLLAGEGVCAGGGGSAAMGAPGEEMTAEAKEERIMVSVRLRPLNGREAGDSSDWECISPTTIMFRSTVPERAMFPTAYTYDRVFGPSCSTRQVYEEGAKEVALSVVSGINSSIFAYGQTSSGKTYTMTGITEYSMLDIYDYIDKHPEREFILKFSAIEIYNEAVRDLLSHDSTPLRLLDDPEKGTTVERLTEETLRDYDHLRDLLAVCEAQRQIGETALNETSSRSHQILRLTIESSTRQYLGRGNSSTLVACVNFVDLAGSERASQTASAGMRLKEGSHINRSLLTLGKVVRQLSKGRNGHIPYRDSKLTRILQSSLGGNARTAIICTMSPAHTHIEQSRNTLLFATCAKEVITNAHVNVVMSDKALVKHLQRELARLENELKFPGSASCTTHTEALREKDAQIKKLEKQLKELMEERDTVQSQLNCLLKGDGDDHHNEHTAKPWDEHSRSSESLARNVSEEALSVADAYGAAHQDQDYASFNGSYVCSSDHNDSAFLGETRELPRQTWDQKLVSPWHPPSNHSSDGIEPYHMKEAASRTASEVSEEHCREVQCIDIHEHVRSRSHEFNELLPEDTKIQTPDVEVITKDAVPQSDEQQGLESITKKIEDHVRSYPSKDEQQADNIAKIEEDSVKMYQCESDRIRENAVKLYTCDSNHSFDISKPYPHECLSLKRCIMSSRDRALARSNSCRASFVVIPNSWFDDSDNTSRTPPDEIFRYAPRRLGKVRRSLYAENDDCQNEDPLLDCSVVACEVASDEVVKDMSTSDEVAKKMSTSDELGKEISTNDEVANEMSTSDEEQEIQINDISCVTELKENTKNCHEDQPVAFHAQLVMQQAIRDESTAMKTVKDVGVDIALSPIESPSHPTVDFEKKQQQIIELWHECNVSIVHRTYFFLLFRGDPADNIYMEVEHRRLSFIKNSFSAESTAQGELNPAIASSLKNLRRERDMLYKQMLKKLSNGEKESIYSKWGIDLSTKQRRLQLSRLIWTQTDMEHIRESASLVARLIDLLEPGQALKEMFGMNFSLAPRTDRRSFGLVGSYSMK
- the LOC101780196 gene encoding kinesin-like protein KIN-7H isoform X2: MLLAGEGVCAGGGGSAAMGAPGEEMTAEAKEERIMVSVRLRPLNGREAGDSSDWECISPTTIMFRSTVPERAMFPTAYTYDRVFGPSCSTRQVYEEGAKEVALSVVSGINSSIFAYGQTSSGKTYTMTGITEYSMLDIYDYIDKHPEREFILKFSAIEIYNEAVRDLLSHDSTPLRLLDDPEKGTTVERLTEETLRDYDHLRDLLAVCEAQRQIGETALNETSSRSHQILRLTIESSTRQYLGRGNSSTLVACVNFVDLAGSERASQTASAGMRLKEGSHINRSLLTLGKVVRQLSKGRNGHIPYRDSKLTRILQSSLGGNARTAIICTMSPAHTHIEQSRNTLLFATCAKEVITNAHVNVVMSDKALVKHLQRELARLENELKFPGSASCTTHTEALREKDAQIKKLEKQLKELMEERDTVQSQLNCLLKGDGDDHHNEHTAKPWDEHSRSSESLARNVSEEALSVADAYGAAHQDQDYASFNGSYVCSSDHNDSAFLGETRELPRQTWDQKLVSPWHPPSNHSSDGIEPYHMKEAASRTASEVSEEHCREVQCIDIHEHVRSRSHEFNELLPEDTKIQTPDVEVITKDAVPQSDEQQGLESITKKIEDHVRSYPSKDEQQADNIAKIEEDSVKMYQCESDRIRENAVKLYTCDSNHSFDISKPYPHECLSLKRCIMSSRDRALARSNSCRASFVVIPNSWFDDSDNTSRTPPDEIFRYAPRRLGKVRRSLYAENDDCQNEDPLLDCSVVACEVASDEVVKDMSTSDEVAKKMSTSDELGKEISTNDEVANEMSTSDEEQEIQINDISCVTELKENTKNCHEDQPVAFHAQLVMQAIRDESTAMKTVKDVGVDIALSPIESPSHPTVDFEKKQQQIIELWHECNVSIVHRTYFFLLFRGDPADNIYMEVEHRRLSFIKNSFSAESTAQGELNPAIASSLKNLRRERDMLYKQMLKKLSNGEKESIYSKWGIDLSTKQRRLQLSRLIWTQTDMEHIRESASLVARLIDLLEPGQALKEMFGMNFSLAPRTDRRSFGLVGSYSMK